From Ascaphus truei isolate aAscTru1 chromosome 20, aAscTru1.hap1, whole genome shotgun sequence, one genomic window encodes:
- the LOC142471154 gene encoding olfactory receptor 11A1-like, with amino-acid sequence MFQENQTTVTEFLLLGFPSLKTFNVALFILFLVIYIMTLAGNLLIIILVSNSQSLKSPMYFFLCHLSMSDMLLTTNIAPNMLHVVLNGGGTIHVTGCITQIYFHGFSAAVETLLLTVMSFDRYLAICNPLRYTSIMDFRLCLHLVTWTWLIAFLLMIFIVFPVCQLQFCGPHIIDHYFCDFYPILELSCSDISILKLADFVLAIPVILFPFVFITSTYVSISLTILKIPSTTGRQKAFSTCSSHLAVVGTFYGTLIAIYITPSGGQSFNVNKVLSLLYTVGTPLFNPIIYSLRNQEIKLALRKCPYIRRCSSIKIKLNRENNI; translated from the coding sequence ATGTTTCAGGAGAACCAGACAACAGTCACTGAATTTCTGCTCCTGGGATTTCCAAGTCTCAAAACCTTCAATGTCGCCCTCTTCATTCTGTTCCTTGTGATCTACATCATGACATTAGCTGGAAACCTGCTGATCATCATATTGGTGTCTAACAGCCAAAGCCTTAAATCTCCCATGTACTTCTTCCTCTGTCACCTGTCCATGTCTGACATGTTACTTACCACAAATATAGCCCCTAACATGCTACATGTTGTGTTGAACGGAGGGGGCACCATACATGTTACTGGCTGCATCACTCAAATATACTTCCATGGTTTTTCAGCAGCTGTAGAGACTCTTCTTCTCACAGTGATGTCCTTTGACCGATATCTGGCAATCTGCAACCCACTGCGTTACACCTCCATCATGGACTTCAGACTTTGTCTCCACCTCGTTACCTGGACTTGGCTGATTGCATTTCTGTTAATGATATTCATTGTTTTTCCTGTATGCCAGTTACAGTTCTGTGGTCCCCATATAATTGACCATTACTTCTGTGATTTTTATCCTATCCTGGAGCTGTCATGTTCAGACATCTCCATTTTGAAACTAGCAGATTTTGTCTTAGCCATCCCTGTAATACTCTTCCCATTTGTCTTCATCACTTCCACATATGTCTCCATCTCCCTCACCATCCTCAAAATCCCGTCCACCACTGGGAGacagaaagccttctccacctgcagCTCTCACCTGGCAGTCGTGGGCACATTTTATGGGACACTCATAGCTATTTACATAACACCATCCGGAGGACAATCATTTAATGTAAATAAAGTCCTATCCCTTCTGTACACGGTGGGGACTCCACTATTCAATCCAATTATATATAGTCTGAGAAATCAGGAGATCAAGTTGGCTCTCAGGAAATGCCCCTATATAAGGAGATGTTCTTCTATTAAAATAAAACTCAATAGAGAGAACAACATTTGA